Proteins encoded within one genomic window of Mesobacillus subterraneus:
- the spoIIIAF gene encoding stage III sporulation protein AF → MGFIKEWVTNIIIFILLATVLDMLLPNSSFQKYTKIVTGLILIAIILSPVMKLFTSDFESAIASMGQFNHLENENVKNSIEFQKKEIQASQHAYILETMAVQLKTAAEEELMEQEGMEIANIELAVNDQDQRPFPENLEYVIVHVKKAEDEGETVAVVREVEIDTNAPLPSKQTSQNTDQISSLLSEKWNVPEKSIQIMIEGGSDEDG, encoded by the coding sequence ATGGGTTTTATTAAAGAGTGGGTTACCAATATTATTATCTTCATCCTCCTGGCGACTGTCCTTGACATGCTGCTGCCAAATTCTAGTTTCCAAAAATACACAAAAATTGTTACTGGCCTTATTTTAATCGCCATCATTCTGTCCCCGGTCATGAAACTATTTACTTCAGACTTTGAATCGGCGATCGCTTCTATGGGCCAATTCAATCATTTGGAGAATGAAAATGTAAAAAATTCAATAGAATTTCAGAAAAAAGAAATACAAGCATCCCAGCATGCATATATTTTAGAAACAATGGCTGTCCAATTGAAAACAGCCGCAGAGGAGGAGTTGATGGAGCAAGAAGGAATGGAGATTGCTAATATCGAGCTTGCAGTAAATGATCAGGATCAGCGGCCTTTCCCTGAAAACCTGGAGTATGTCATCGTGCATGTGAAAAAAGCCGAAGATGAGGGAGAGACTGTGGCAGTAGTAAGAGAAGTAGAAATTGATACGAACGCACCCCTTCCATCAAAACAAACCTCTCAGAATACAGATCAAATATCTTCTCTTCTGTCAGAAAAATGGAATGTTCCTGAAAAGTCTATTCAAATAATGATAGAAGGGGGGAGTGACGAGGATGGATAA
- the spoIIIAC gene encoding stage III sporulation protein AC, which produces MGLEVDIIFKIAGVGIVVAFLHTILDQVGKKEYAQWVTLFGFIYILFMVASIVDDLFQKIKSVFLFQG; this is translated from the coding sequence ATGGGTCTTGAAGTGGATATTATTTTTAAAATCGCAGGTGTAGGCATCGTCGTTGCATTTCTACACACCATACTCGATCAGGTGGGAAAGAAGGAATATGCACAGTGGGTAACCTTGTTTGGGTTCATCTACATCCTTTTCATGGTGGCGTCGATTGTCGATGATCTCTTTCAAAAAATTAAGTCTGTTTTCCTATTTCAAGGGTAA
- a CDS encoding M24 family metallopeptidase, translated as MNKIQKLRESFQRLGIDGMLVTSDYNRRYMTGFTGSAGMVLISAEKALFITDFRYTEQAAKQCEGYEVVLHKGLIQEEVAAQAKNLGIKKLGFEENHVTYSAYKTFDNGVEAELVPVSGEIEKLRLIKTDSEIKILKEAAAIADAAFTHILEFIRPGRTELEVSNELEFFMRKQGASSSSFDIIVASGYRSALPHGVASDKVIESGDFVTLDYGAYFNGYVSDITRTLAVGSPSDKLKEIYDIVLEAQLRGMAGIKPGMTGKEADALTRNFITEKGYGEYFDHSTGHGIGLEVHEGPGLSFRSDTVLETGMVVTVEPGIYIAGLGGVRIEDDTVITKDHNESLTHSTKELIIL; from the coding sequence ATGAATAAAATTCAAAAATTGCGCGAGAGCTTTCAAAGGCTCGGAATCGATGGAATGCTGGTCACAAGTGATTACAATCGCAGATATATGACGGGGTTTACTGGTTCTGCAGGCATGGTGCTGATCAGCGCAGAAAAAGCATTATTCATCACGGATTTCAGGTATACCGAGCAGGCTGCAAAACAATGCGAAGGTTACGAAGTGGTCCTGCATAAAGGACTGATTCAGGAAGAAGTGGCGGCACAAGCCAAAAACCTGGGAATCAAAAAGTTAGGCTTCGAAGAAAACCATGTTACATATTCAGCTTATAAAACTTTCGATAATGGTGTGGAAGCTGAATTAGTGCCCGTATCAGGGGAAATCGAAAAGTTACGCTTGATTAAGACTGATTCAGAGATTAAGATATTAAAGGAAGCAGCAGCTATTGCAGATGCTGCGTTTACACATATACTTGAGTTTATTCGTCCGGGCAGGACAGAGCTGGAAGTATCTAATGAACTGGAATTCTTCATGAGAAAACAGGGAGCATCATCCTCTTCATTCGATATCATTGTAGCATCAGGCTACCGTTCAGCACTTCCGCACGGAGTAGCGAGTGACAAGGTGATTGAATCAGGAGATTTTGTAACCCTGGATTATGGTGCATATTTTAATGGTTATGTATCTGATATTACCCGTACATTAGCCGTAGGCAGCCCATCAGACAAGCTAAAGGAAATCTATGATATTGTACTTGAAGCGCAGCTTCGGGGAATGGCAGGTATCAAGCCGGGCATGACAGGAAAAGAAGCCGATGCCCTTACACGCAACTTTATCACCGAAAAAGGATACGGAGAGTATTTTGACCACTCTACAGGGCATGGAATCGGACTAGAAGTACATGAAGGACCTGGTCTTTCCTTCAGATCTGATACCGTCCTTGAAACAGGTATGGTTGTGACTGTTGAGCCAGGAATCTATATTGCTGGACTTGGCGGTGTAAGGATTGAGGATGATACTGTTATTACGAAAGACCATAATGAGTCACTGACACATTCTACTAAGGAACTCATCATATTATAG
- the spoIIIAD gene encoding stage III sporulation protein AD: MEILQITGVALIATFLTLIVKEQKPNFAFLLIVFTGSAIFLFLVDQIYQIISMIQSLAANAKVNLVYVETILKIIGIAYIAEFAAQITKDAGQGAIASKIELGGKILILTMTIPILTVMIETIIRLIPG, from the coding sequence ATTGAAATTCTTCAAATAACAGGTGTAGCACTGATCGCGACTTTCCTGACCCTGATTGTCAAGGAACAAAAGCCGAACTTTGCTTTCTTGCTGATTGTGTTCACTGGTTCAGCGATCTTCCTCTTTCTGGTTGATCAAATCTACCAGATAATTTCAATGATCCAAAGTCTTGCGGCTAATGCGAAGGTAAATCTCGTGTATGTGGAAACGATCCTGAAAATTATTGGGATTGCCTATATTGCCGAATTTGCTGCCCAAATCACAAAAGATGCAGGTCAGGGTGCAATTGCTTCAAAGATAGAGTTAGGTGGGAAGATCCTTATTCTGACCATGACCATTCCAATCCTCACCGTAATGATTGAAACCATCATTCGCTTGATTCCGGGCTGA
- the splB gene encoding spore photoproduct lyase codes for MKAFVPQLVYIEPRALEYPLGRELKEKFEKMGLEIKETTSHNQVRGIPGENELQQYRNAKSTLVVGVRKTLKFDTSKPSAEYAIPLATGCMGHCHYCYLQTTLGSKPYIRTYVNLDEIFDQAQKYMDERKPEITRFEAACTSDIVGIDHLTHALKKTIEFFGESEYGQLRFVTKYHHVDHLLDAKHNGKTRFRFSVNARYVIKNFEPGTSSFDERLEAARKVAQAGYPLGFIVAPIYIHEGWREGYHELFERLSHSLEGIDLTGLSFELIQHRFTKPAKNVIQKRYPKSKLEMDEEKRKYKWGRYGIGKYVYQTDEAKDLESTIRGYIHSFFPEAEIQYFT; via the coding sequence ATGAAAGCTTTTGTACCACAGCTTGTATACATTGAGCCTAGGGCTTTGGAGTACCCGCTTGGGCGGGAGCTAAAGGAAAAGTTCGAGAAGATGGGACTTGAAATCAAAGAGACTACTTCGCATAACCAGGTTCGCGGCATACCTGGAGAGAATGAACTTCAACAATACCGCAATGCGAAGTCGACACTTGTTGTTGGTGTCAGGAAGACGCTGAAGTTCGATACATCCAAGCCCTCAGCCGAATATGCCATCCCGCTTGCGACCGGGTGCATGGGCCATTGCCATTATTGTTATCTGCAAACGACGCTTGGAAGCAAACCGTATATCCGCACATATGTGAACCTTGATGAAATTTTTGATCAGGCGCAAAAGTACATGGACGAAAGAAAACCGGAAATCACCAGGTTCGAAGCTGCCTGTACGTCGGATATAGTCGGAATAGATCATTTAACCCACGCTTTAAAGAAGACAATCGAATTTTTCGGGGAGTCGGAATATGGGCAATTAAGGTTTGTGACGAAATACCATCATGTCGATCACCTGCTCGATGCAAAGCATAACGGTAAAACAAGATTTCGTTTTAGCGTCAATGCCCGGTATGTAATCAAAAATTTTGAACCTGGCACATCATCCTTTGATGAAAGACTGGAGGCAGCGAGAAAGGTAGCCCAAGCAGGTTACCCGCTGGGCTTCATTGTTGCGCCCATTTATATCCATGAAGGCTGGAGAGAAGGCTATCACGAATTATTTGAAAGACTCAGCCATTCCCTTGAAGGAATCGATCTGACAGGCCTAAGCTTTGAACTTATCCAGCATCGTTTCACTAAGCCTGCAAAAAATGTGATTCAAAAGCGTTACCCTAAATCCAAGCTTGAAATGGATGAAGAGAAACGAAAATATAAATGGGGACGTTACGGGATAGGAAAGTACGTCTACCAGACCGATGAAGCAAAGGATCTTGAGTCAACAATTCGAGGGTATATCCATTCTTTTTTCCCTGAAGCCGAGATTCAATATTTCACATAA
- the spoIIIAE gene encoding stage III sporulation protein AE — translation MKQRLQFILGILLIQLFFFIPIVQAAGDEEKTSSLINPDKIAGAQLEDLNIDELKGFWEDIINKYDGYLPESQKGSLYDFISGEKKFSMKEWFKGILNFAFHEFIVNGKLLGSLILLTVFSMFLQALQNSFEKSTISKVAYSIVFMVLIIIALNSFHVVVDYTNDTIGTMIQFILALIPLLLALMATSGGGLISAAFFHPVIIFMMNTSGMFIQYVVLPLLFLSTLLSIVSILSEHYKVTQLASMLRNWSVGLLGILLTVFLGVISVQGASSAVTDGVTVKTAKFITGNFVPVIGRVFTDATDTVISASMLLKNTVGLAGVAILLIIAAFPAVKILMVAFIYKFAAAILQPLGGGPVITCLDIISKSIIYVFAALGIVSLMFFLTITVIIAAGNLTMMVR, via the coding sequence TTGAAGCAGCGTCTGCAGTTTATCCTTGGCATTCTATTGATCCAATTATTCTTTTTCATTCCAATTGTACAAGCTGCTGGTGACGAAGAGAAAACCAGCTCCTTGATCAATCCGGATAAAATCGCCGGAGCACAGCTTGAGGACTTGAATATCGATGAGCTAAAAGGTTTCTGGGAAGATATCATCAATAAATATGATGGTTATTTGCCCGAAAGCCAGAAAGGCAGTCTATATGATTTCATCAGCGGTGAAAAAAAGTTTTCAATGAAAGAATGGTTCAAAGGCATACTGAATTTTGCATTCCATGAATTTATCGTCAATGGAAAATTATTAGGTTCACTTATTTTGCTCACCGTATTCAGTATGTTTCTTCAAGCCCTGCAAAATTCTTTTGAAAAAAGCACGATCAGCAAGGTTGCCTATTCTATCGTGTTCATGGTCCTCATCATTATTGCGCTCAACAGTTTCCATGTTGTGGTGGATTACACAAATGACACGATAGGCACAATGATTCAATTCATCCTGGCCTTAATCCCGCTGCTCCTGGCCCTGATGGCAACATCCGGGGGGGGCCTGATATCGGCAGCATTTTTCCATCCAGTCATCATTTTTATGATGAACACCAGCGGTATGTTCATCCAATATGTCGTGCTCCCGCTCTTATTTCTTTCAACCCTTCTGAGTATCGTCAGTATCCTGTCAGAGCATTACAAGGTCACACAGTTGGCGAGTATGCTCAGGAACTGGAGTGTCGGGCTGCTGGGTATTTTACTAACCGTATTCCTGGGTGTCATTTCTGTTCAGGGAGCATCCTCAGCCGTAACAGATGGAGTCACTGTAAAGACGGCTAAATTCATTACCGGCAATTTTGTTCCGGTGATCGGCCGTGTGTTCACGGATGCGACAGATACCGTGATCAGCGCTTCGATGCTGCTTAAGAACACAGTCGGTCTGGCGGGTGTGGCCATACTTCTAATCATCGCTGCTTTTCCTGCCGTGAAAATCCTGATGGTAGCATTCATATATAAATTTGCCGCTGCGATTCTACAGCCTTTGGGTGGCGGACCAGTGATAACCTGTCTTGATATTATCAGCAAAAGCATCATCTATGTTTTTGCCGCACTGGGAATTGTTTCACTTATGTTCTTTTTGACGATTACGGTCATTATTGCCGCTGGAAATCTAACGATGATGGTGAGGTAG
- the spoIIIAB gene encoding stage III sporulation protein SpoIIIAB has translation MIKIIGAILIILTTTWTGFEASRHLSERPRQLRLLKSALQSLEAEIMYGHTPLHDASRKLAAQMSKPLSWFFEAFSKKLTESDTTVKAAWEESLKEVWKLTAFKQGEFEIMKQFGETLGRHDRHSQQKQILLTISHLEREEADACEKQMKYEKMVKSIGFLSGLLLIILLI, from the coding sequence ATGATAAAAATAATTGGCGCTATTTTAATTATCCTGACCACGACTTGGACAGGTTTCGAGGCATCAAGGCACCTTAGCGAGCGTCCAAGACAGCTTAGGCTCCTGAAGTCGGCACTTCAATCTTTGGAGGCAGAAATCATGTATGGACACACACCACTGCATGATGCCTCGAGAAAGCTCGCTGCCCAGATGTCTAAGCCTTTATCCTGGTTTTTTGAAGCTTTTTCTAAAAAGCTGACAGAATCCGATACAACAGTGAAAGCCGCATGGGAAGAAAGTCTGAAAGAAGTATGGAAACTGACCGCCTTCAAACAGGGGGAGTTTGAAATCATGAAGCAATTTGGTGAGACGCTCGGCAGGCATGACCGGCATTCACAGCAAAAACAAATCCTGCTGACGATCTCCCATCTGGAAAGAGAAGAAGCAGATGCCTGCGAAAAACAAATGAAATACGAAAAAATGGTGAAAAGTATCGGCTTTTTATCTGGCTTATTATTAATCATCTTACTGATATAG
- a CDS encoding rhodanese-like domain-containing protein, whose translation MKKLFVSVMFILLITGCSGGGSYTDVSVDEAKELIDSEEVQVLDVRTPDEFAAGHIPGAKLVPLQVIDSMLSELDKDQKYLVVCRSGNRSTQASEILVENGFKNIYNMTGGMNEWTYEIEK comes from the coding sequence ATGAAGAAATTATTCGTTTCAGTTATGTTCATATTATTGATCACCGGCTGTTCGGGTGGCGGTTCCTATACTGATGTTTCAGTCGATGAAGCAAAAGAATTGATCGATAGTGAGGAAGTTCAAGTTTTGGATGTACGTACACCTGATGAATTCGCAGCAGGACATATCCCAGGAGCGAAATTAGTTCCATTGCAAGTCATTGATAGCATGCTTTCCGAGCTTGATAAAGACCAAAAATATTTAGTCGTCTGCAGAAGTGGCAACCGCTCTACCCAGGCTAGCGAAATCCTCGTGGAAAATGGCTTCAAGAATATCTACAACATGACCGGCGGAATGAATGAGTGGACGTATGAAATAGAGAAATAG
- a CDS encoding SIMPL domain-containing protein yields the protein MDSGLYKGYRSNSFGNGKKITVSGEGSVFAAPNRATATVGVRTENQNLQTAQAENAAKSNEMLAALHNLGIAKDDIKTADFRIDPIYTYEDGKQFFQGYRVTHLYTITIRNLPQAGLIIDTAVENGANEIMNIQFSVAEPQELYNRALSMAVVDSYNKAQTVARTLGIQTPISPLTITEEAQKGSPGPFLVASLDTSSGSGTPIEPGQLEIKATVTGTYIS from the coding sequence ATGGATAGTGGATTGTATAAAGGCTACCGTAGCAACAGTTTCGGAAATGGAAAAAAGATCACTGTTAGCGGAGAAGGTTCTGTGTTTGCTGCGCCAAACAGGGCGACAGCAACGGTTGGCGTTCGGACCGAAAATCAAAACCTGCAAACTGCACAGGCTGAAAATGCCGCAAAATCCAATGAAATGTTAGCAGCCTTGCACAACCTTGGAATTGCAAAGGATGATATTAAAACGGCCGATTTCCGGATCGACCCAATTTACACTTATGAGGACGGCAAGCAGTTCTTTCAGGGATATCGTGTCACACATCTGTACACGATCACGATCAGGAATCTTCCACAGGCAGGATTGATCATCGACACTGCTGTTGAAAATGGCGCAAACGAGATCATGAATATACAATTTTCCGTAGCAGAGCCTCAGGAATTGTACAATCGCGCACTTTCAATGGCAGTAGTTGATTCATACAACAAAGCACAAACTGTTGCTCGGACTTTAGGAATCCAGACACCCATTTCCCCACTCACAATTACCGAAGAAGCCCAGAAAGGTTCACCAGGTCCCTTCCTAGTTGCATCTTTAGATACAAGCAGCGGGAGCGGGACACCGATTGAACCAGGACAACTGGAAATCAAAGCTACTGTAACAGGAACATATATTAGTTAA
- a CDS encoding SA1362 family protein, whose product MKNRISTYVVSGLIILAIFGFAFTLFTDPLSILITLATIALIGALIYFLVTRLTSSSSGRQQQRAFQKAAKRSKKRFQPKDANTSSKRSKIKSLASARNNKKDASHLTVIDGKKSRKKNRASF is encoded by the coding sequence TTGAAGAATCGTATTTCTACGTATGTGGTTTCAGGACTGATCATTCTTGCAATCTTTGGTTTCGCCTTTACGTTATTTACTGATCCATTAAGTATCCTTATAACGCTTGCAACAATCGCCCTGATTGGTGCGTTAATTTATTTCCTTGTAACCCGCCTGACAAGTTCTAGCTCGGGAAGACAGCAGCAACGTGCATTCCAAAAGGCTGCAAAACGTTCCAAAAAGCGGTTTCAGCCAAAAGACGCAAATACTTCCTCTAAACGTTCAAAAATAAAGTCGCTCGCATCCGCGCGCAACAATAAGAAGGATGCGTCACATTTAACGGTCATAGATGGTAAAAAGAGCAGAAAAAAAAATCGGGCTTCGTTTTAA
- the aroQ gene encoding type II 3-dehydroquinate dehydratase, translating to MKKILMLNGPNLNRLGKREPGIYGVRTLEDLEKRMVQLGVESQIEVTCFQSNHEGDLIDKLHEAEDTGLDGIIFNPGAFTHYSYAIRDAIAGINCPVIEVHISNVYQREEFRHTSVIAPVSKGQIAGLGFLGYELALEAFKREAKGEE from the coding sequence ATGAAAAAAATACTTATGCTCAATGGTCCAAACTTGAACCGTCTGGGAAAAAGAGAACCCGGAATATACGGTGTCAGGACTTTGGAGGATTTGGAAAAACGGATGGTCCAGCTTGGTGTGGAAAGCCAGATTGAGGTTACATGCTTCCAATCGAATCATGAAGGAGATCTGATCGACAAACTCCATGAGGCAGAAGACACTGGTTTGGATGGCATTATATTTAACCCAGGAGCCTTTACTCATTATAGCTATGCCATCAGGGATGCGATTGCAGGGATTAATTGTCCCGTTATCGAAGTACATATTTCCAATGTTTATCAAAGAGAAGAATTCAGGCACACATCGGTGATTGCTCCAGTATCAAAGGGGCAGATTGCCGGTCTTGGCTTTCTAGGCTATGAATTGGCGCTTGAAGCATTCAAAAGAGAAGCAAAAGGGGAGGAATAG
- a CDS encoding YqhR family membrane protein — translation MAENQENLEQNQREKPMSFIVMSIITGLFGGIFWSSLAYLAYVFHFTEIRPNVILEPWALGAWKKQWLGTVISIVVIGLFSTGAALVYYAAMRKLKSIWAGAAFGLALFFLVFYVLNPLFPGIKPFWDLSKDTLITSICIYVLYGVFVGYSISYEENENRNSENNQQEVTS, via the coding sequence ATGGCAGAAAATCAAGAAAACCTTGAACAGAATCAAAGGGAAAAACCAATGTCTTTCATCGTGATGAGTATAATCACCGGGTTGTTTGGAGGGATTTTTTGGAGTTCGCTTGCTTATTTAGCCTATGTCTTTCATTTTACTGAGATTCGTCCGAATGTCATTCTCGAACCATGGGCTTTGGGAGCATGGAAGAAGCAATGGCTCGGTACGGTTATATCCATTGTTGTCATTGGTCTTTTTTCTACGGGCGCCGCTCTTGTGTATTATGCAGCAATGAGAAAGCTTAAGTCCATATGGGCAGGTGCAGCTTTTGGGCTGGCGTTGTTTTTTCTTGTATTCTATGTGCTCAATCCGCTGTTTCCTGGTATTAAACCTTTCTGGGACTTGTCAAAGGACACGTTGATCACATCGATTTGCATTTATGTTCTTTACGGTGTTTTTGTTGGTTATTCCATATCATATGAAGAAAATGAAAATCGAAACAGTGAGAATAATCAGCAGGAAGTTACCTCTTGA
- a CDS encoding patatin-like phospholipase family protein, whose amino-acid sequence MYIDGVFSGGGIKGLALVGACAAIEERGFRFKRVAGTSAGSLIAGLIAAGYTSTEMANLLDELDLKKFLDSRKTIFPSALTKWLFVYWRLGLYKGDELECWIAEILTARGLRTFGDLAPDALRVIASDLTNGRLLILPDDLPKYGVDPRTFPVARAIRMSCSLPFFFEPVKLRDRVGNNIVVDGGVLSNFPMWLFDKDNVKKVRPVLGVKLSQNLIQQPTNKIKNALNMFEALFETMKDAHDSRYISRKHEKNIIFVPTEGNLTTEFQLSDEKKQELIDLGKKNAEKFFKSWCY is encoded by the coding sequence ATGTATATTGACGGCGTTTTTTCCGGCGGAGGAATTAAAGGGCTAGCATTGGTGGGTGCCTGTGCAGCAATCGAAGAACGGGGATTCCGATTTAAAAGGGTTGCCGGAACTAGTGCGGGTTCATTGATAGCGGGCCTGATCGCCGCTGGCTACACTAGCACAGAGATGGCAAATCTTTTGGATGAACTTGACCTGAAGAAATTTCTTGATTCGAGAAAAACGATCTTCCCATCAGCATTGACCAAGTGGCTTTTTGTATACTGGCGGCTGGGTCTCTATAAAGGTGATGAATTGGAGTGCTGGATAGCTGAAATATTGACCGCCAGAGGGCTGCGCACTTTTGGAGACCTTGCTCCAGATGCATTAAGGGTCATCGCGTCCGATCTTACGAATGGCCGGCTGCTAATCCTTCCGGACGATCTACCCAAATATGGCGTTGACCCGAGAACCTTTCCTGTGGCAAGGGCCATCAGAATGAGTTGCAGTCTTCCGTTCTTCTTCGAACCGGTAAAGCTGCGTGACCGGGTCGGCAATAATATCGTTGTTGATGGAGGCGTGCTAAGCAATTTCCCAATGTGGTTATTTGATAAGGATAATGTCAAAAAAGTCAGGCCGGTACTTGGGGTCAAGCTGAGCCAAAATCTGATCCAGCAGCCTACCAACAAAATCAAAAACGCCCTGAATATGTTCGAAGCTTTGTTTGAAACGATGAAGGATGCTCATGACTCCCGCTATATATCGAGAAAACATGAAAAGAATATCATTTTCGTTCCGACAGAAGGTAATTTGACCACTGAGTTCCAGCTCTCAGATGAAAAGAAGCAGGAATTGATTGATCTGGGGAAAAAGAACGCAGAGAAGTTTTTTAAATCCTGGTGTTATTAG
- the efp gene encoding elongation factor P, protein MISVNDFRTGLTIEVDNGIWRVLDFQHVKPGKGAAFVRSKLRNLRTGAIQEKTFRAGEKVAKAQIENRKMQYLYASGDQHVFMDNESYEQIELPGSSIEYELKFLKENMEVYIMQFCHETLGVELPNSVELEVTETEPGIKGDTSSGGTKSATLETGLTVQVPFFINQGDRLIINTTDSSYVSRA, encoded by the coding sequence ATGATTTCAGTTAACGATTTCCGTACAGGTTTAACAATCGAAGTGGACAATGGGATTTGGCGTGTACTTGATTTCCAACACGTAAAGCCAGGAAAAGGAGCTGCCTTCGTTCGTTCAAAGCTTCGCAACCTTCGTACAGGCGCGATCCAGGAAAAAACTTTCCGCGCTGGTGAAAAAGTAGCGAAAGCACAGATTGAGAACCGCAAAATGCAATACCTATATGCAAGCGGCGACCAGCACGTATTCATGGATAATGAATCTTATGAGCAAATCGAATTGCCAGGTTCTTCTATTGAATATGAGTTGAAATTCCTTAAGGAAAACATGGAAGTATACATCATGCAATTCTGCCACGAAACTCTTGGTGTCGAACTTCCAAACTCTGTAGAACTTGAAGTAACAGAAACAGAACCTGGTATCAAAGGTGACACTTCTTCTGGCGGCACTAAGTCTGCGACTTTGGAAACCGGCCTTACAGTACAGGTTCCATTCTTCATCAACCAGGGCGACAGACTCATCATCAACACAACGGATTCATCTTATGTATCTCGTGCATAA
- the spoIIIAA gene encoding stage III sporulation protein AA, whose product MDDILSFLPKRIAELLDAVPPNDKDGMEEVRIRINRPLEITVRGKPQFLPYIIPPEDAVQLLNKLGHFSMYTLEEELKRGYITIAGGHRVGLAGKVILENGFVKAIRDISSFNLRIAREKIGIAEPLLPYIYQNGWKHTMIIGPPQTGKTTLLRDIARMISNGIPDKKLPPLKAGIVDERSEIAGCVKGVPQLTFGPRVDILDSCPKAEGMMMMIRSMSPDVLIVDEIGRKEDGEAILEAVNAGIKLIMTTHGDSLEDIQKRPTLKPILEMGIFERFVELGRISGPGTIISIREASGKEIRQKVRVT is encoded by the coding sequence ATGGACGATATCTTATCTTTTTTGCCGAAACGAATTGCGGAATTGCTGGATGCAGTGCCTCCTAATGACAAAGATGGAATGGAAGAAGTGCGGATACGAATTAACCGGCCGCTTGAAATAACGGTAAGAGGAAAGCCACAATTCCTGCCGTACATCATTCCGCCTGAGGATGCTGTCCAGCTATTGAACAAGCTAGGGCATTTTTCAATGTATACCTTGGAGGAAGAACTAAAGCGAGGCTATATCACGATTGCCGGAGGTCATCGAGTGGGATTGGCAGGCAAAGTGATCCTTGAAAATGGCTTTGTCAAAGCAATAAGGGATATTTCTTCCTTTAATCTGAGGATCGCAAGGGAAAAAATCGGGATCGCAGAGCCGTTGCTTCCATACATTTATCAGAATGGCTGGAAGCATACAATGATAATTGGACCGCCCCAGACTGGAAAGACCACATTGCTCAGGGATATAGCAAGGATGATTTCCAATGGAATTCCTGATAAGAAATTGCCTCCTCTAAAAGCAGGCATTGTGGATGAGCGATCGGAAATAGCAGGGTGTGTAAAAGGGGTCCCGCAACTTACATTTGGACCAAGAGTAGATATCCTCGATTCTTGCCCCAAGGCCGAGGGGATGATGATGATGATCCGCTCAATGAGCCCCGATGTCCTGATTGTTGATGAGATCGGCCGCAAAGAAGACGGAGAAGCAATTCTTGAAGCCGTTAATGCAGGAATAAAATTGATCATGACAACACACGGAGATTCGCTAGAGGATATCCAGAAAAGGCCAACGTTGAAGCCGATTTTGGAGATGGGGATTTTTGAGCGATTTGTGGAACTTGGAAGGATTTCTGGCCCGGGAACAATTATCTCGATCAGGGAAGCAAGCGGGAAAGAAATCCGCCAAAAAGTGAGAGTGACATAA